In Vicia villosa cultivar HV-30 ecotype Madison, WI linkage group LG7, Vvil1.0, whole genome shotgun sequence, the DNA window CCCGATCCAACTCTCTTAATGACATCCTTAACAAATTAATTGGAACTATTAACCTATTTAGACTTCATTATAGATTTTTCTTTCCATCAAGATGAGGTGGAGTAGAGCCGCTTAATCCTTTCCCTTCTAAGAGAGGAAACAATTATAAACATAAATTATgtaaattataactcattaactaCAAGACTTATCTAGAAAAAGGTTCAACTCAACTCCAAACTTAACCTAAAGAAGTTGACTTCTCATGATTCCTAGtaatataaaatattacaaatacaTCCACACTTTTCACGGAGAATTAATATCAATCACCATGTCTACTTTGGAGTGTGAGAATTTTCACATTAGCCTTTTGCCTTCAAAATATGATATTGAAACACTTATCTTTTATATTCTATTGGAGGCAAATCAGGAGGTCAACAAAGAAGTATTTTATACTTGAAACACACTTTTGTAAGAGACACATCACATATGTTCATccaaaactttaaaataatagaTGTGTGCGTTCTCTCATTTATTAAGTTCCCAACCTTCTATtttctaatcattttcttttacaaagTAAAGAGCAGTAGACAAAGGGGTATGGAAATAATTTTCCGCCAAAGATCTTTTTGGTTCCAACAATTCGAATAACAAAGATGGATAGTTTCTTGTTTCTTTCATTCTCAGCAATTTGAAGAACAAATTTTCTCATTTTCTCATTTTCAACATCATGTTCTACTTTCTAAAACCCATGCTATGTTCTCACAGTCATTCATGCAAACACTAACCATAGCATAACTCAAAACCAAAATGCTTTCCTTTTCACTCTCTCCATTCCCTTCAACCCAATCACCATCACTCCAcaaaccaccaccaccaccaacaaATCCAATTCTTCGCCTTAACCCACCACAACACCGATTGAATTTCCAACAAAGCGCTTCTTCTAGCTCTAGGGACAACAATAAAGCTGAAGACTTTCCAATAGAAAATGCTAATACTAGAGTAAACCCAGTTGAGGGTAGTGATGATAGGGTTTTAtttggaagaaagaagaaaaagggtaaggagaaagttTACTGGGTTTGTAGTGATTGTGGGTACACTACTGGACAATGGTGGGGTGTGTGTCGATCATGCAGTGTTTCTGGTACTATGAAAGAGTTTCATGAAGCGAAAAGTAGTGATAGTAATGGTAAGGTTAGTGGGTTTTCGGTTATGGAGAATGGTTTGGGGTCTTGGCTTCCTCAGCAGAGTGGTGAGTTAAGGCCTTTGAGATTGTCTGAGGTTAATAGAGGACTTGATCATTTGCATTGGAGAATTCCTTTGTAAGTTGTCTTTGTTATATTTGTGCTATCTCTTTTTATGGGCTTGTTTGGTAGTTTAACTTAATGATTGCTTAGTATTGCTTACTGAATATTGAAGTTTTGTTGAGTGAGTCATATTTTTTGTTAAGTGGGAAGTTGGGTCTACTAATATTCCACTAGCCTACTTATTGTATGTTTCGTTTCACGTTTGGAGACACAAAATTGATTCTGGGTGTGGagaattgattttgacatgtttGGTTAGAATTGATTATACTTAAATGCTAGAATTTGTAGTTTTTGAGTCTTAACATGATATTTACACTGAAATTTAGGGCTCAACTCACTTTTGCAAGAgtttatccaaacataaatcacttttaTCTTCAACTCACTTTCAGCCAGAATCAATTTTATAGAATTAATTTACTCAAAATAAGTTGTCTTCACCGCATAACCACATGCTTAGACTCTTAAGTTTCACAACCTTGATTACATTAGTGATACTAATAAATATCTACTTTTATctatttcaaaaattgtgttGGTCATTCAAATTGTTTCATTCTTTGGAGTTCATCCTCAATTAATTTTCCTTAATATGTGTTGTAATGTGATATATTTTTTGTACAGAGCCTATATTCaaaatgatagaattagaccaaTTCTATGAAAGTATCTTCATAAGGATGTTAAATAGAACGTTACCATCGCGATTAAGACCCAAAGGAATATGTCAATGTATTGGTGTGTTAAGTGCATCTACCAAACTTCTAGTCTAAGTGGTGCCTTTCTATTTATGCTGTGTACTTTTTGCTTCAACTCAGGTCTGGTCTTTTTGGAAATGAAGTTTCCAGAGTGCTTGGTGGTGGCCTTGTACCAGGTTTAATCCAGTTTCTCGTCTATATTAATATGCTAGAAACCATTTACTTTGAggttgttttttctttttgtttgtatatGATTGATTTCGCAACTCAAATTTATCAGATGCATGATGCAGTGTAGGCGTCTTAGTCTAACAACATTTCATGTTTGATTTTTATCCGATTCTTCCCATGATCCTAATATTTTATTGCTTATATAAATGCTTCCATCtactaattattttatcttaAGTCAAATTCACTAAAAAGACTTCCTACAAAGTGTATTGAGTATCAATGACAACTTAATTTATAATTTGGGTTTGAAGGCTCATTGACTTTAGTTGGCGGGGATCCTGGTGTTGGGAAGAGTACTCTGTTGCTGCAGGTATGAATTATTTTGGATTGTAAAGCTGGACAAAAGTTACACGGTTAACTTTCTCTTGTGGGCTTGGTCTACCCCCATTAATACTTGCTTTAATTTTGAACATTTGAATTTGAAGCTTGCTGCACTAATTGCGGAAGGCGACAAAGACGGTGAAGCATCTCCAGTTGTGTATGTCTCTGGTGAAGAGGTTTGCTTTTATTGAGTCTCCTAATGGTTTTCATATatgaaatttatttgatttatatttattatttaggcctattattttatatgttttcATGTAGCGTTCATttatgtcaattttttttttatctctttcaTGTGACAGAGCATTGAGCAAATTGGTAACAGAGCTGACCGCCTAACAATTGGATcagatatttatttatattcaagTAATGATATTGAGGTTCTGGCATTTTCCTACATTATTACTTCTTTTACATGATTCTGGTTGATTTATACTACCAAGAAGTTGGGTTGACTTAAATTCTTGATTGGCTTGAGTAGACAATCTTAATGACGTCTAAATAGCTGCAGTTTTTTTTTTATGGTGTCAGGACATATTGAAGAAAGTTCATCATCTCTCTCCTCGGGCTCTAGTTGTTGATTCTGTACAAACTGTTTATTTGAAAGGAATAATGGGGAGTCCTGGAGGGATTATGCAGGTGGGAGGGAAAGAATGATCCTAGCCATTACATAAATACTCAACCTAATCTGTCAaaaatgtccatgctttaccTTTTTTTATGGTGAAAAGAACTGTTGGTTCCATGGTTTATGACATGTAATAGGTGTGAAACAGGTGAAGGAGTGCACTTCGGCCTTACTACGATTTGCAAAGACGACAAACATACCAGTTCTATTGGTAAGCAAAAATATGTCTTTCAATTTTGTGAATATaccttttttaaaacaataatgaGTTGTAGCAGTGAATCACAACACCTATTTTACCTTTACTGCAAACCTTTCTATTCTCCATATGGGCTTTATACAACACCACCACTCATGTGTATTATTTAATAGATTATTGATGTTACATGTATGCATTTGATTTATGGATAATTTAGGTGCATTTTTGTTAAAATGGCATTCACATTCTTGACCACAATTTGTTTTTTCTTCCTTCTTTATTTCAGATTGGACATGTGACAAAATCTGGAGACATAGCAGGACCCCGTGTCTTAGAGCATATCGTTGATGTTGTTTTGTATATGGAAGTTCGTACCTTCTTACATCTTTCTTTCTAGTTGGTAAAGCTGATTTGTGCTTATCGCTACATTTTCGACCATTTACTATTTAGCATGCTTTTTGGTATCCTTGACCCCTTTTAAATACAATACAAGTGCTCTTTAAATTGAGTGTTTGCTAGAGGAAAGGAAATATTACCAATTTCTGGAAGAAAATAGACGTCCTTGTCACATTTGGTGGATCTGATGTTGCAAATCCTACTCACGAAGCTTAATAGTATTCCTAGTATTTCCTCAAAGTTATTTTCATAGTAAACCTTGTTTGTTATTCACGCTTTTGCATGCATTTGGAGAATGAGAACAAAAAGTCAAAAAACATGGTAAAGAAGATGTTCTATAACCAAGTCTTATCCCATTAAGTTGGGTTAAGTACATTTATCAAACTACTCCATAATGTTCTATAAAAAACTATGCTTCTATCCAGCTCAGTAGTCTCGAGATCTCTCTTAATAGTTTCTCTTTTAGTTTTTCTAGGTCTCCTCTACATCTTGCGGTTTGATACCCTCCATCTGAACTACTCTCGTTACTACACAATCTGCATGTCTTCTCTCTACGTGCCCAAATCACTTAAGCCCATTTTCCACCATTTTTTCTACCATAGCCAATAGATGCTACCTCAACTCT includes these proteins:
- the LOC131616320 gene encoding uncharacterized protein LOC131616320; this encodes MLSFSLSPFPSTQSPSLHKPPPPPTNPILRLNPPQHRLNFQQSASSSSRDNNKAEDFPIENANTRVNPVEGSDDRVLFGRKKKKGKEKVYWVCSDCGYTTGQWWGVCRSCSVSGTMKEFHEAKSSDSNGKVSGFSVMENGLGSWLPQQSGELRPLRLSEVNRGLDHLHWRIPLSGLFGNEVSRVLGGGLVPGSLTLVGGDPGVGKSTLLLQLAALIAEGDKDGEASPVVYVSGEESIEQIGNRADRLTIGSDIYLYSSNDIEDILKKVHHLSPRALVVDSVQTVYLKGIMGSPGGIMQVKECTSALLRFAKTTNIPVLLIGHVTKSGDIAGPRVLEHIVDVVLYMEGEKYTSHRMLRAVKNRFGSTDELGVFEMSHLGLEAVSNASEMFLSEQDLDSDILAGLAVAVIMDGSRTFLIEIQALCLSGSTGSRQFNGIQANRADMIISVLIKQAGLRLQEHAVFLNVVSGLTLSETAGDLAIAAAICSSCLELPIPNDIAFIGEIGLGGELRMVGRMEKRVHTVAKLGYRMCIVPKAAEKVLGTEGLENIKVVGCRNLKDVINTIFPNVMRRSN